GTTGGTCTGGAACGGGAAGTAAGCAAAAGACCAGCAGGATTTCGAACGCATATATTGGTTGGTATGGGTGCTTGTATGATGATGCTTCTATCATTATACGGGTTTGAAGAGTTCATTGAGAACTATGACAATGTTCAATATGATCCAGCGAGGATTCCTTCTTACGTCATTAGTGGTATAGGCTTTTTAGGTGCAGGCACGATTCTTGTGAAAGGGGCAACGATTCGTGGGCTAACGACCGCTGCTTCAATATGGGTTGTTGCAGGACTAGGCTTAACAGTAGGCGCAGGTCTATATACATTAGCTATTCTTTCAACTGTTGTTGTGCTGTTAAGCTTGATGTTTCTCAATCGATTAGAAACACTCCTTTTTAAGCATGGTGCAGAGGAAATCATTCATATCGTTGTTCCAAAAGATGGGCAGCATTTAGCGGAGTTGTTACGTATTATTGAAGACTATGGAAAGATTCGCAATGTGAGAACAAAGGATTTAGTTGCTGGAGACGGGAAAGAGCGACTAAAAGAATACAAGTTCACAGTTTTGTTTGCTGAATCTGAAGGACGCATTAAGGTGTTGGATGCATTGTCCATCGTGGAGGTTGTTAAAGAAGTCTATTAGATATCAGATGATTAAGACATTTCGTTGAGGACATAATGAAGAGAAGGCTTCATATTTGCAAATGGTTAGCGATCGAACGTATAATAATCATCATAGTCAAAAATAGTCAAAGTCCTGAATTGAAGGGAGGGAAACGATGAAAAACATCTCAGACATCATAGAAGACTACCTTAAACAAGTTTTTCAGTTATCTGAGAACGATGCGGTAGAAATTAGGCGGCATGAAATAGCAGATCGTTTTCAGTGCGTACCCTCTCAAATTAATTATGTGATTAAAACAAGGTTCACTGTGGAAAAGGGCTATATTGTTGAAAGTAAACGTGGCGGTGGAGGCTACATTCGGATTACGAAGATTGAGCATGAGGACCACCTGCATATGCTAGATCAAATGCTACGATTGATCGAAGGAAACGGATGTACTCAAGCGTCAGCGGGGCATATTCTTGGCCGTTTATATGAGGAAGGGGCATTGAGCAAGCGTGAGTGTCAGATTTTATTGAATCTCATGGATCGTTCTGTGCTTGATTTGCCGATAGAACAACGGGATATATTACGAGGCAGAATGCTTCAATCTATTCTGCAAACTCTTAAATATAAAATGTAAGGATGGGGGAGCTACATGGAGTGCGAAGTTTGTCATCAACGCTCCGCTACAGTTCATTTTACACAAATTATTAATCATGAGAAATGGGAGAAACATTTGTGTGAGGTATGCGCTCAGGAGCGAGAAGACCAACCGTCTCAAGGGCATCACCAAGGTTATACCATTCAAGATTTATTATCAGGCATCTTTGGTTACGGACAGGACGCATTCGCGTTTCATAAGCAGAAACAGCACGTCACGTCGAATGAGCCTCTTTGTCCAAAATGCAATATGACCTATGCACGTTTCCTCAAAACAGGAAAATTCGGCTGTGCCCAATGCTATGATACGTTTAAAGACCGATTAGATCCTGTTTTACGACGTGTTCATGCAGGGAATACAACACATAAAGGGAAAATTCCAAAGCGTGCAGGACAGGAATTAAACGTAAAACGGCAAATCACTGAGTTAAAAACGGCCATTCACGAGCTTATCGATAAAGAAGAGTTTGAAAAAGCCGCGGTTCTTAGAGATGAAATTCGTTCCTTACAAGGGAAGTTGAAGGAAGGGGATCAGTAACGATGTCGTTGCATAAGTTTATTCAACAGGCGTTAAGTCCCTGGCATCTAAAGGGAGGGCCCGATAGTGATATTGTCATGAGCTCCCGTATCCGCTATGCCAGGAACCTGAATCGTTATTCCTTCCCGACCGTTGCAGGAAGCGAGGAATTGCAAAACGTTCTAAACCAAGCGAAAACAAATGTAATGCCCCATGAGTATGGGGATGTTGGGCGTTTGTCTATGCTAGAAATGAGCGACCTTAAAAATATTGAAAAGCGTGTCCTGATGGAAAAACAGCTCATATCTCCCAATTTGGCTGGATCAGAGAAATCCTCAGCAGTATTGCTGTCTGACGAAGAAAACATTAGTTTGATGGTGAATGAGGAAGATCATTTTCGTTTGCAGTGCTTGTTCCCTGGTTTTCAGCTGACGGAAGCGTTGGCTGCAGCCAATCAAATGGATGACATCTTAGAAAATCATTTGGAGTACGCATATGATGAGGAAAAAGGATACTTAACAAGCTGTCCAACCAATGTTGGCACAGGCATGAGAGCATCCGTAATGATGCACCTTCCCGCACTAATCATGAGTGGAAGAATGAATACGATTATATCAGCAATTAATCAGCTAGGCATTGCGGTTCGTGGAATTTATGGAGAAGGCTCTGAAGCCCAGGGAAATGTATTTCAAGTGTCGAATCAATTAACATTAGGAAAATCTGAAGAAGACATCGTTGACGATCTGCAAAGTGTAGTTTATGAGCTGATCCAAAAGGAACGGGAAATGCGAGGCGCTATGCTCGATACATCTCGGGTTCAATTGGAAGACAGAGTGTGGAGGTCCTATGGCATTTTGTCACACAGCCGTGTCATTCAAAGTGCTGAGGCTGCTAGCTGTTTATCAGATGTAAGGCTAGGCATAGACCTTGGTTTCATTGACGGTCTGTCTCAGAGTATACTTAGCGAAGTAATGATTCTAATGCAGCCGGGGTTTCTTCAGCAGTATGCGAACGAGGCCCTCGAACCAAAAGAAAGAGACATTCGAAGAGCCACATTGATTCGAGAACGTGTAAAGCTCGAAAAGATTTAAATATAAATTTTGGGAGGCTGATCCGTATGATGTTTGGACGATTTACAGAACGTGCGCAAAAAGTGCTCGCGTTAGCACAAGAGGAAGCCGTACGTTTAGGACATAACAATATTGGCACAGAACATATTCTGCTAGGCTTGGTCCGCGAAGGCGAAGGCATCGCAGCAAAAGCTTTATCCGCTCTTGGACTAGGCGCAGAAAAAATACAAAATGAAGTCGAAGCGTTAATTGGGATGGGGCAGGAAGCATCTCAAACGATTCATTATACACCTCGTGCAAAAAAGGTCATTGAGCTATCAATGGATGAGGCCAGAAAGCTTGGTCATTCCTACGTGGGCACAGAGCATATATTGCTTGGATTGATTCGCGAAGGTGAGGGTGTTGCTGCGCGTGTATTGAATAATCTTGGTGTCAGTCTCAACAAAGCACGCCAGCAAGTACTCCAGCTTCTAGGAAGCAATGAAGGAGGAAGTGGTAGTCAGGCAGGCTCTGCGGCGAGTGCAAGCACGCCTACGTTAGATAGCCTGGCGCGTGATCTTACCGCCATCGCTCGTGAAGACCATCTTGATCCTGTGATTGGCCGAGGAAAAGAAATCCAGCGTGTTATTGAAGTCCTCAGTCGACGCACAAAGAACAATCCAGTTTTAATTGGCGAACCAGGGGTTGGGAAAACCGCTGTTGCAGAAGGGCTCGCTCAACAAATTATTCAAAATGAAGTTCCAGAGATATTACGCGATAAGCGTGTGATGACGCTAGACATGGGTACCGTTGTGGCGGGTACGAAATACCGTGGTGAATTCGAGGATCGTCTCAAAAAAGTGATGGATGAAATTCGCCAGGCAGGTAACATTGTTCTTTTCATTGATGAGCTTCACACGCTTATTGGTGCAGGCGGTGCAGAGGGGGCAATTGATGCTTCCAACATTTTAAAACCATCCTTGGCACGCGGGGAGTTGCAATGTATTGGTGCCACGACCCTAGATGAGTACCGGAAGTATATTGAAAAGGACGCGGCCCTTGAACGTCGCTTCCAGCCGATTCAAGTCAACGAACCGACAACGGATCAGTCTATCCAAATTCTTCAAGGGTTGCGTGATCGTTATGAAGCCCACCACCGTGTGACGATTACCGATGAAGCTATTGAGGAAGCCGTTGCGCTATCAGATCGTTACATTTCTGATCGTTTTCTTCCGGACAAAGCCATTGACCTCATTGATGAGGCGGCTGCCAAAGTCCGCTTGCGTTCGTATACAGCACCACCTGATATGAAAGAGCTTGAACAAAAGCTAGAGTCGATTCGCAAGGAAAAGGACGCGTCAGTGCAAAGCCAGGAATTTGAGAAGGCAGCGTCGCTTCGCGATACAGAGCAGCGTTTACGTGAAGAGCTTGAAGAGACGAAAAAAACGTGGAAGGAAAAGCAGGGGCAAGAAAACTCAGAAGTCACCAAAGAAGACATTGCCCTTGTGGTTTCCAGCTGGACGGGTGTGCCCGTATCAAAAATCGCCCAAGAAGAAACGGAACGTCTCTTAAATATGGAAAACATTTTGCATAACCGGGTCGTTGGGCAGGATGATGCAGTCAATGCAGTCGCGAAGGCCGTACGCCGCGCAAGAGCAGGCTTGAAGGATCCGAAGCGTCCGATTGGCTCGTTTATCTTCTTAGGCCCAACAGGGATCGGGAAATCCGAGCTCGCGCGTGCGCTTGCTGAATCCATGTTTGGCGACGAAGAAAACATGATCCGGATCGACATGTCCGAATACATGGAGAAGCATTCCACTTCTAGACTCGTTGGATCACCTCCAGGCTATGTTGGTCATGAGGAAGGTGGGCAGCTGACGGAAAAAGTTCGCCAAAAGCCTTACTCAGTCATTTTGCTTGATGAAATCGAAAAGGCGCATCCAGAAGTGTTCAATATTTTGCTTCAGGTTCTAGAAGATGGTCGTCTCACCGATTCAAAAGGGCGGACGGTTGATTTTAGAAACACGATCGTTATTATGACATCAAACGTTGGGGCGAGTGAGTTAAAACGCAATGCGTATGTTGGTTTTAACCTCCAGGATACGGGTCAGGACTATAAAGAAATGAAAAGCAAGGTGATGGAGGAGCTCAAGCGCTCGTTCCGTCCAGAGTTTCTTAACCGTATTGACGAGACGATTGTGTTCCATGCGTTACGCAAGGAGCATGTGAAGGAAATCGCGCAAATGATGGTGAAGCAGCTACAAAAACGCTTGCTTGACCAGAACATTGATTTCCATATGACACCTGCAGCACTTGACAAGGTAGCTGAAGAAGGCACTGATTTAGAGTACGGCGCACGTCCGCTACGTCGAGCTCTACAGAAACAGGTTGAAGATCGCTTGTCTGATGAGCTTCTCAAAGGCAACATTGAAAAAGGCCAGAAAATTACCTTAGGTGTGGAAAAAGGCGAGTTTGTTGTTCGCACAGAAAAACCAGTTGCTTCAAAATCATAAATCATTCAATAGCGAGAAGTCCTTATGACGGGACTTCTCGTTTCTTTATGTGGTTCAAGCTGATAAACTACGATGAGAAGGCGTCTCGTTATAATGAATCAGGAAAGAGCAGTCATAACAAAAGGGGGTTCTGTCATTGGCAAAAACAACTACGCAGTTTGTGTGCCAGGATTGTGGCTACGTATCACCAAAATGGATGGGGAAATGCCCAGCTTGCCAGGCATGGAATACGCTCGTCGAGTTTCGTGAGGCGAAAGCGGGTCGGGGGAGTTCAAGGGGCCACTTCACAACAGGGGATACGAATGTATCCGCTAAGCCAACATCCATTACAGCTGTTGAAACGATAAAAGAACCGCGTTTTATGATTGAGATGAACGAAATGAATCGCGTCTTAGGTGGCGGTGTTGTGCCAGGCTCTTTAGTGCTTATCGGCGGAGATCCGGGCATAGGGAAGTCAACCCTATTATTGCAGATCTCGGCACAGGCAGCGAGAAGCTCACAGAAGGTATTGTATGTGTCAGGAGAAGAATCTCAGAAACAAACGAAATTAAGAGCCGACCGTCTGCATATTCTAGAAAAAGAGCTGTATATTATGTCTGAGACAAACCTTACGTTCATTTTACAAGCGGTGGAAGAGGCGCAGCCGACCATGGTGGTCATCGACTCTATTCAAACCGTTTATCATGATGAGATTACGTCTGCCCCAGGCAGTGTTTCTCAAGTACGAGAATGTACAGCTGAATTGATGAAACTCGCAAAAACCAAAGGCATAGCCATTTTTATTGTCGGGCATGTGACCAAGGAAGGGGCCATTGCTGGGCCGAGACTGTTGGAGCACATGGTGGATGCAGTCCTTTATTTTGAAGGCGAGCGGCATCATGCTTATCGTATTTTGCGAGCGGTTAAAAATCGGTTTGGCTCAACGAATGAGATGGGCATTTTTGAAATGAAAGAGGAAGGTCTAAAAGAGGTAACCAATCCGTCCGAAATTTTCCTTGAGGAGCGATCAAAAGGAGCGTCAGGCTCAACGGTCGTCGCATCTATGGAAGGCACGCGTCCGATGCTTGTTGAAATACAGTCGCTTATATCACCGACAGCTTTTGGAAACCCTAGGCGGATGGCGACGGGGATGGATCATAACCGTGTGTCGCTTATAATGGCTGTGCTTGAAAAGCGAATGGGCATGCTCCTCCAGCATCAGGATGCGTATTTAAAAGTTGCAGGCGGAGTAAAGCTAGATGAACCGGCTGTCGACCTCGCTGTTGCTGTCAGCATAGCCTCAAGTTTTAGGGACCATCAATGTCGGGCAGGGGACATCCTCATAGGTGAAGTTGGTTTGACAGGAGAAGTTCGCCGCGTTTCAAGGATTGAACAACGAGTGCAGGAAGCCGCCAAGCTTGGCTTTGAGCGCGTGATTCTTCCTGCGAGAAATATGAGCGGCTGGCAGCCTCCCAACACAATTGAAGTCGTTGGGGTAGAAACGGTTGAGGAGGCGATGCAGCACGCACTAGGAGGCGCTTAATTGAAGTTACCAGACGATGCTGCTATTTCTTTAAAGCAAATGCTTGGTTATATATCTCCTGGCACGCCTTTGCGAGAGGGCATTGAAAATGTATTGCGTGCCAATACAGGGGGATTGATCGTTGTTGGTTACAATGAAACAATGCGACGTCTTATGGATGGCGGCTTCCGTATGGATTGTACATACACTCCATCCGCCTTATATGAGCTAGCCAAGATGGACGGAGCAATCGTCCTGACAGATGATGGCGCGCGTATTCTTTATGCCAACACCCAACTCACGCCTAATGTGTCCATTGGAACTTCCGAAACAGGAATGAGGCATCGAACAGCGGAACGTGTATCAAAGGAAACAGGGAAACTAGTTGTCGCCATCTCTCAGCGTCGACAAGTGATTACGCTGTATCGAGGCGTGGAAAAATATGTCCTTCGAGATATAGGTGTCATTCTAACGAAAGCAAACCAGGCGGTACAAACATTAGAAAAGTATAAAATTGTCTTTGATCAAGCTTTAACCGATTTTAGTGCGTTAGAATTTGAAAAGCTCGTTACTTTATCTGAGTTGCTCGTAGTGGTTCATCGAATTGAAATGCTTATGAAAATTCGCAAGGAAATTTTGGAATACGGTGTCGAGCTTGGTGTTGAGGGCCGGCTCATCAAGCTGCAGTTAAAAGAGATTCTTTCTGAAGTAGAAAAGGAAGCCTTGCTGCTTTTAAAGGATTATTGCCAAACAACGAGCACAAATGCACAGCAGATTATTGATGTTTTGCAGGAAGGACGAGGAGCGACATTGGTAAAGGATCAGGTCCTCGCTAAATTGCTTGGTTATCCTTCATCTATGGAAAACAACAAAATGATTACACCAGCGGGTTATCGGCTGTTAAGCAAGGTGCCCCGTTTGCCTGCTACCTTAGCTCATGCAATTATTAACCAATTTGGCGATTTCAATCAAATTGTATCCAGTACGCAGGAGGCATTCACGAAAATTGAAGGTATAGGTGAGGTGCGTGCAAAAGCGATCGCAGACGGCATTAACCGCTTAAAAGAGCAGGTCATAATGGATCGTTCAATGTAAGAAAACGGTCCATTTGGTGGCTCAAAGGGTAGTTGACAATAAAATAGGCTGTATGATAACATATTTAGTTTATTGATAATTGACAGAATATTTAACCCGTGCTAAGCTAAGAATGGGGAAAAGTAGGCTCCAAAATCTTTTTTAAAGAAATCGTTTCAAAATGAATATTTTGTTAATAATGGTAGAGGAGGTGATAGGTATGTTAATGAATACAGTTCGGCTGTTTTGGGTCGTCATTGGTGGAAGCCTAGGTTATTTGTATTACCCTGAAATTGTTATCCGTATGACAGATCAAGTGATGGATGGATGGTTGTACTCTCCGTATCTCGGGTTGGTTTTAGGCGCTCTTATACTATTTCTTCTTACATTTCGTATCAGCCGTTCAATGGCAACAGGTATTCGAATGCTTGAAGAGAAGTTAGTAGGTGCACCTGTCATTGATGTCCTGTTTGGAAGCTTAGGACTGCTTGTTGGGTTATTCCTTGCATTTTTGGCATCACTCCCCCTTCACGATCTTGGGAGTCAATTAGGTACGATGCTGTTTTCGTTTGCTGTTGTCTGGCTCACGTTCATTTTAGGCTACTTAGGTTTTCGGGTTGGGTATAAGAAAAGAGATGAATTGTATAATCTATTTGCAAGAGCGCAGCGCGATAAAAAGAAAGTGAACCCGGATGAAACTGAGGATAGGGGTCATGAGCTTAAAATTTTGGATACAAGTGTCATTATAGATGGACGTATTGCGGATATTTGTAAAACGGGGTTCCTTGAAGGGACGTTAGTCATTCCTCAATTTGTCCTAGAGGAATTGCAGCATATAGCAGATTCATCGGATGTACTTAAGCGGAACCGAGGTCGTCGTGGACTTGATATTTTGAATAAAATACAAAAAGAATTAAAAATTAAGGTTGAGATTTACGAAGGCGATTTTGACGATGTTCACGAAGTGGACAGTAAGCTGGTCAAATTAGCCAAGCTTGTCACAGGTGTTGTGGTGACAAATGATTTCAATTTAAATAAAGTATGTGAGCTTCAAAATGTAGCTGTTCTTAATATTAATGACCTTGCCAATGCGGTGAAACCCGTTGTCCTTCCAGGTGAAGAAATGACGGTTCAAGTAATTAAGGATGGGAAAGAACAAAATCAAGGCGTGGCTTATCTTGATGATGGAACGATGATTGTTGTGGAAGAAGGTCGCCATCACATTGGAAAACGAATTGAGGTTCTTGTCACGAGTGTGTTGCAGACGTCTGCAGGTCGTATGATTTTTGCGAAGCCTAAGCTGCTCGAAAAGGCGCTCTAATTTCAGGCTGATGAGAAACGCTCGCTTTCTTTGTTGCATTGTCTTGAGCGGTGCTCATTGCCCTTAT
This is a stretch of genomic DNA from Aureibacillus halotolerans. It encodes these proteins:
- a CDS encoding MgtC/SapB family protein; this translates as MEGNEWIHIIEIPEDFHVMLVRILVALVLSGLVGLEREVSKRPAGFRTHILVGMGACMMMLLSLYGFEEFIENYDNVQYDPARIPSYVISGIGFLGAGTILVKGATIRGLTTAASIWVVAGLGLTVGAGLYTLAILSTVVVLLSLMFLNRLETLLFKHGAEEIIHIVVPKDGQHLAELLRIIEDYGKIRNVRTKDLVAGDGKERLKEYKFTVLFAESEGRIKVLDALSIVEVVKEVY
- a CDS encoding CtsR family transcriptional regulator, encoding MKNISDIIEDYLKQVFQLSENDAVEIRRHEIADRFQCVPSQINYVIKTRFTVEKGYIVESKRGGGGYIRITKIEHEDHLHMLDQMLRLIEGNGCTQASAGHILGRLYEEGALSKRECQILLNLMDRSVLDLPIEQRDILRGRMLQSILQTLKYKM
- a CDS encoding UvrB/UvrC motif-containing protein; amino-acid sequence: MECEVCHQRSATVHFTQIINHEKWEKHLCEVCAQEREDQPSQGHHQGYTIQDLLSGIFGYGQDAFAFHKQKQHVTSNEPLCPKCNMTYARFLKTGKFGCAQCYDTFKDRLDPVLRRVHAGNTTHKGKIPKRAGQELNVKRQITELKTAIHELIDKEEFEKAAVLRDEIRSLQGKLKEGDQ
- a CDS encoding protein arginine kinase; translation: MSLHKFIQQALSPWHLKGGPDSDIVMSSRIRYARNLNRYSFPTVAGSEELQNVLNQAKTNVMPHEYGDVGRLSMLEMSDLKNIEKRVLMEKQLISPNLAGSEKSSAVLLSDEENISLMVNEEDHFRLQCLFPGFQLTEALAAANQMDDILENHLEYAYDEEKGYLTSCPTNVGTGMRASVMMHLPALIMSGRMNTIISAINQLGIAVRGIYGEGSEAQGNVFQVSNQLTLGKSEEDIVDDLQSVVYELIQKEREMRGAMLDTSRVQLEDRVWRSYGILSHSRVIQSAEAASCLSDVRLGIDLGFIDGLSQSILSEVMILMQPGFLQQYANEALEPKERDIRRATLIRERVKLEKI
- the clpC gene encoding ATP-dependent protease ATP-binding subunit ClpC produces the protein MMFGRFTERAQKVLALAQEEAVRLGHNNIGTEHILLGLVREGEGIAAKALSALGLGAEKIQNEVEALIGMGQEASQTIHYTPRAKKVIELSMDEARKLGHSYVGTEHILLGLIREGEGVAARVLNNLGVSLNKARQQVLQLLGSNEGGSGSQAGSAASASTPTLDSLARDLTAIAREDHLDPVIGRGKEIQRVIEVLSRRTKNNPVLIGEPGVGKTAVAEGLAQQIIQNEVPEILRDKRVMTLDMGTVVAGTKYRGEFEDRLKKVMDEIRQAGNIVLFIDELHTLIGAGGAEGAIDASNILKPSLARGELQCIGATTLDEYRKYIEKDAALERRFQPIQVNEPTTDQSIQILQGLRDRYEAHHRVTITDEAIEEAVALSDRYISDRFLPDKAIDLIDEAAAKVRLRSYTAPPDMKELEQKLESIRKEKDASVQSQEFEKAASLRDTEQRLREELEETKKTWKEKQGQENSEVTKEDIALVVSSWTGVPVSKIAQEETERLLNMENILHNRVVGQDDAVNAVAKAVRRARAGLKDPKRPIGSFIFLGPTGIGKSELARALAESMFGDEENMIRIDMSEYMEKHSTSRLVGSPPGYVGHEEGGQLTEKVRQKPYSVILLDEIEKAHPEVFNILLQVLEDGRLTDSKGRTVDFRNTIVIMTSNVGASELKRNAYVGFNLQDTGQDYKEMKSKVMEELKRSFRPEFLNRIDETIVFHALRKEHVKEIAQMMVKQLQKRLLDQNIDFHMTPAALDKVAEEGTDLEYGARPLRRALQKQVEDRLSDELLKGNIEKGQKITLGVEKGEFVVRTEKPVASKS
- the radA gene encoding DNA repair protein RadA, producing the protein MAKTTTQFVCQDCGYVSPKWMGKCPACQAWNTLVEFREAKAGRGSSRGHFTTGDTNVSAKPTSITAVETIKEPRFMIEMNEMNRVLGGGVVPGSLVLIGGDPGIGKSTLLLQISAQAARSSQKVLYVSGEESQKQTKLRADRLHILEKELYIMSETNLTFILQAVEEAQPTMVVIDSIQTVYHDEITSAPGSVSQVRECTAELMKLAKTKGIAIFIVGHVTKEGAIAGPRLLEHMVDAVLYFEGERHHAYRILRAVKNRFGSTNEMGIFEMKEEGLKEVTNPSEIFLEERSKGASGSTVVASMEGTRPMLVEIQSLISPTAFGNPRRMATGMDHNRVSLIMAVLEKRMGMLLQHQDAYLKVAGGVKLDEPAVDLAVAVSIASSFRDHQCRAGDILIGEVGLTGEVRRVSRIEQRVQEAAKLGFERVILPARNMSGWQPPNTIEVVGVETVEEAMQHALGGA
- the disA gene encoding DNA integrity scanning diadenylate cyclase DisA translates to MLGYISPGTPLREGIENVLRANTGGLIVVGYNETMRRLMDGGFRMDCTYTPSALYELAKMDGAIVLTDDGARILYANTQLTPNVSIGTSETGMRHRTAERVSKETGKLVVAISQRRQVITLYRGVEKYVLRDIGVILTKANQAVQTLEKYKIVFDQALTDFSALEFEKLVTLSELLVVVHRIEMLMKIRKEILEYGVELGVEGRLIKLQLKEILSEVEKEALLLLKDYCQTTSTNAQQIIDVLQEGRGATLVKDQVLAKLLGYPSSMENNKMITPAGYRLLSKVPRLPATLAHAIINQFGDFNQIVSSTQEAFTKIEGIGEVRAKAIADGINRLKEQVIMDRSM
- a CDS encoding PIN/TRAM domain-containing protein, producing MLMNTVRLFWVVIGGSLGYLYYPEIVIRMTDQVMDGWLYSPYLGLVLGALILFLLTFRISRSMATGIRMLEEKLVGAPVIDVLFGSLGLLVGLFLAFLASLPLHDLGSQLGTMLFSFAVVWLTFILGYLGFRVGYKKRDELYNLFARAQRDKKKVNPDETEDRGHELKILDTSVIIDGRIADICKTGFLEGTLVIPQFVLEELQHIADSSDVLKRNRGRRGLDILNKIQKELKIKVEIYEGDFDDVHEVDSKLVKLAKLVTGVVVTNDFNLNKVCELQNVAVLNINDLANAVKPVVLPGEEMTVQVIKDGKEQNQGVAYLDDGTMIVVEEGRHHIGKRIEVLVTSVLQTSAGRMIFAKPKLLEKAL